CTTCGACGTCTTCGGCACGGTCATCCTGAGCGAGGCCGCCGGACTGGGCGGCGGCCTCTTCCGCGACCTCGTCCTCCAGGTGCCGCCGGCCGCCTTCACCGACCTCGGCTACTACTTCACCCCCGTCGTGGCCGCCGCCGTCGTCTACTTCGGCCACCGGCTCTACGACGACCTCCTGGTGAGCAAGAGCGTCATCTTCGACGTGTCCGACGCCGGGGCCCTCGGACTGTTCAGCGTCACCGGCACCATCAAGGCCCTCGTCCATGGCTTCAACCTCCCCGCCGCCGTCACCCTCGGTGCCGCGAGCGCCGTCGGCGGCGGCGTACTGGCCAGCGTCCTCGCCATGGAGGTGCCGTCCCTGCTGCGCTGGGACCGCGACCTGTACGCACTGCCCGCCCTCGTCGGAGCGGGCTCGACCGCCGTCCTCCACCTCGCGGGACTGCTCGACGTCGGTACGGCCGTCGGCGCGTCGGTGTTCGCGATCTCCCTGCGGCTGCTCGCCCTGCGCTACGGCTGGCGCAGCCCGCGCTCGCACTTCTGGCGCAACCCCTTCTCCGGGATGCGGCACCAGGAGGCCGTGGAGCACGTAGGGCCGGGGGCACCCGTGTCGCCCGACGCGGACACCGTGCGGCTGAACCCCCACGAGGCGCACACGGTGCGGATCCAGATGCGGGACCTCGCCCGCGGCGCCGGCCGGTCCGTGCCGGACCCGCGGCTCGGCTGGCGCGGGCCCGCGCTCCCGCACCCCGGACACGAGGACGAAGCGGGCAACGAGCCCCGCCGGCGCTGACGGGAGCGCGCCGCCCGGGCCGCCTCCGCCGTGCGTCAGGAGGCGCCGAGATACGTGGTGGCGTGGATCTCGTGGAGATGGATGAGGACGTCGTGCGCCTCACCGAGCGCCATCTCGTACTGGTAGGTGTCGGGCCAGCCCGCGCCGATGTTGTAGGTGGTGTGCCGCTGGTCCAGCCAGGCCCGCACGGCGGGCGGGGCGGTGCGCGTGTCGAGGATGTAGTCGCGCCGGCGGGCCCGGTCCAGGGTGTACTCGTTCGAACCCGGCCGCGCGCCGCCGACCGTGCGGGTCCGCACCACGCCGTCGTCCGTGCCGAACGCCTTGAAGCTGCCCTCGTAGAAGGTGAAGCCGATGCTGACGTAGTCCGTGCCCAGCGCGTCACGCAGGAACGCGCCCTCGGTCTTGGGGTAGCGCGGGTCGAACGAGTCGTAGGACACGTGCGTGTTGTGCGCCGACAGCAGGATCCGGTCGCCGGTGTGCCGGTGCCACCACAGCGTGTTCTCGGCCATCGTCCGGTCGCGGTACTTCATCATCCGCACGACCTGGGCGTCGTCGTTCGTGTCGAAGGAGAAGACCTGGGCCATCTGATGCACGGCCCGGGCGTTCTGCACCGCCCACAGGCGGGCGCGGGCGTCCGCGCCGCGCCCCGGGCGCTGCTTCGCCAGCAGGTCGAGCACCTTCCCGGTGCGCTCGGCCCGGTCCTCGCGCTCGGCCAG
The DNA window shown above is from Streptomyces sp. NBC_00670 and carries:
- a CDS encoding trimeric intracellular cation channel family protein; the encoded protein is MPINELSGATQYVMDLLGIFAFALSGAFIAVRRDFDVFGTVILSEAAGLGGGLFRDLVLQVPPAAFTDLGYYFTPVVAAAVVYFGHRLYDDLLVSKSVIFDVSDAGALGLFSVTGTIKALVHGFNLPAAVTLGAASAVGGGVLASVLAMEVPSLLRWDRDLYALPALVGAGSTAVLHLAGLLDVGTAVGASVFAISLRLLALRYGWRSPRSHFWRNPFSGMRHQEAVEHVGPGAPVSPDADTVRLNPHEAHTVRIQMRDLARGAGRSVPDPRLGWRGPALPHPGHEDEAGNEPRRR